In the Streptomyces cinnamoneus genome, CGGCCAGCCGTGAAGCTACGGGCAACCCAGCCCTTGGCCGGTCGACGACGACCGTCGAGAGGAGCCGCCGCATGGATGCCGCCGCCCGCCCCCCTCTGCCGCCCGCCCTGGACCGCATCCGGGTCGGCTCGGCGCCGGACTCCTGGGGCGTCTGGTTCGCCGAGGACCCGGCGCAGGTCCCGTGGCGGCGCTTCCTCGACGAGGTCGCCGAGGCGGGCTACGCGTGGATCGAGCTGGGCCCGTACGGCTACCTGCCCACCGACCCCCGCGTCCTGCGGGAGGAGACGGACCGGCGCGGGCTGAAGGTCTCGGCCGGCACCGTCTTCACCGCCCTGCACCGCGGGCCCGCCGTCTGGGAGGAGACCTGGGAGCAGGTGGCACGGGTGGCGGAGCTGACCCGGGCCATGGGCGCCGGTCACCTCGTCGTCATCCCCTCCTTCTGGCGCGACGACAAGACCGCCGAACTGCTGGAGGACCCGGAACTGACCCCCGACCAGTGGCGCCTGCTCGCCCGCGGCATGGAGCGGCTGGCCCGCGAGGTCCTGGACGCCTACGGGCTCGCCCTCGCGGTCCACCCGCACGCCGACACCCACATCGACACCGAGGCGCACGTCGAGCGCTTCCTGGACGCCACCGACCCGGACCTCGTCCACCTCTGCCTGGACACCGGGCACTACGCCTACTGCGGCGGCGACAGCGTCAAGCTCATCGAGACGTACGGCGAGCGCGTCGGCTACCTCCACCTCAAGCAGGTCGACCCGGACGTCCTCGCGGACGTCACCCGGCGCGGCACCCCCTTCGGGCCCGCCGTGCGGCAGGGCGTGATGTGCGAACCGCCCGGCGGGGTGCCGGCGCTGGAACCCGTCCTGGCCGCGGCGCAGGGGCTCGGCGTGGACCTCTTCGCCATCGTGGAGCAGGACATGTACCCCTGCCCGCCGGACAAGCCCCTCCCCATCGCCCGCCGCACCCGCGCCTTCCTGCGCTCCTGCGGCGCCTGACCAGTCCCCTCCCCCGAGGAACGAGCAATGACGCGAGACAGAACCCTCGGCGTGGCCGTGATCGGCACCGGCAGAATGGGCTCGGACCACGCCCGGCGCATCGACGAGGTCGTCAGTGGCGCCCGGGTCGCCGCCGTCGTGGACATCGACGCCGACCGGGCCGCGGCGGTGGCCGCCCGCATCGACGGCTGCACCTCCTGGACGGACCCGGCGGCCGCCATGGCCGCCGACGGCGTCGACGCCGTGCTCATCGCCTCCCCCGGCCCGGCCCACGAGGCGGCCCTGCTGGAGGCGTTCGCCCACGACCTGCCGGTGCTCTGCGAGAAGCCGCTCACCCCGGACGCCGCGTCGGCGCTGCGCGTGCTGGAGGCGGAGACCCGGCTGGGGCACCGGCGGGTGCAGGTGGGGTTCATGCGGCGCTACGACGAGGAGTACGCCCAGCTGAAGTCGCTGCTGGCGCGCGGCGACCTGGGGCGGACGCTGATGCTGCACTGCGTCCACCGCAACGCCTCGACGCCGCCCGGCTTCACCGGGCAGATGATGATCAACGACTCGGTGGTGCACGAGATCGACGTCACCCGCTGGCTGCTGGAGCAGGAGGTCACCGCGGTCACCGTCCTGCGGCCCGCCCCCTCCTCCGCGGCGCCCGAGGGGCTGAGCGATCCCCAGCTCGTGCTCCTGGAGACCTCGGGGGGCGC is a window encoding:
- a CDS encoding Gfo/Idh/MocA family protein; the encoded protein is MTRDRTLGVAVIGTGRMGSDHARRIDEVVSGARVAAVVDIDADRAAAVAARIDGCTSWTDPAAAMAADGVDAVLIASPGPAHEAALLEAFAHDLPVLCEKPLTPDAASALRVLEAETRLGHRRVQVGFMRRYDEEYAQLKSLLARGDLGRTLMLHCVHRNASTPPGFTGQMMINDSVVHEIDVTRWLLEQEVTAVTVLRPAPSSAAPEGLSDPQLVLLETSGGAVVDVEIFVNCGFGYQVRCEAVGERGTARVGDAHGLCVDAGGRWGGPIAADFVERFRDAYDRQVQAWVDATRRGEVTGPSAWDGYAAAAACEAGVRAQATGARTPVTLAERPALYAPEGR
- a CDS encoding sugar phosphate isomerase/epimerase family protein, producing MDAAARPPLPPALDRIRVGSAPDSWGVWFAEDPAQVPWRRFLDEVAEAGYAWIELGPYGYLPTDPRVLREETDRRGLKVSAGTVFTALHRGPAVWEETWEQVARVAELTRAMGAGHLVVIPSFWRDDKTAELLEDPELTPDQWRLLARGMERLAREVLDAYGLALAVHPHADTHIDTEAHVERFLDATDPDLVHLCLDTGHYAYCGGDSVKLIETYGERVGYLHLKQVDPDVLADVTRRGTPFGPAVRQGVMCEPPGGVPALEPVLAAAQGLGVDLFAIVEQDMYPCPPDKPLPIARRTRAFLRSCGA